Proteins co-encoded in one Candidatus Margulisiibacteriota bacterium genomic window:
- a CDS encoding MlaD family protein → MSKTSVAKVGAFTIMALLVLAAVVIWKTDLLLVREGYQMVGTFQNVEGLTIGAEVRYRGFRVGKVMRIDPGPADIRIFCVVNQNIKFPADSTLRVAYDGLVGMKYMEIRPGSSAEVYVSGMAIPGITTAGIVDFIDIGSQNLQESKLILESIRKMVDNPQLQHSIVSMVVMADEITKNLNRLTEELRETNKGIKEVVADPRFQENIKGTIRETEKTLTSANQFFDNFGRINMRSSGGVDIGTRANAVRGDVDILQGDKTYYRVGIGEGPTRQMSVLDVLFTSKMSDNVSFRLGMINSQLGGGFVFKPGANNNVIADIYDLNNPRPNMPKFRIGYERELVDYLDLLFQADDLLNSANSNFMFGIRVKPQGGKLF, encoded by the coding sequence ATGTCAAAAACATCGGTCGCCAAAGTCGGAGCCTTTACCATCATGGCGCTGCTCGTGCTGGCCGCCGTCGTGATCTGGAAGACCGACCTCTTGCTGGTCCGCGAAGGCTACCAGATGGTCGGCACTTTTCAGAACGTCGAAGGCTTGACCATCGGCGCCGAGGTCCGCTACCGCGGTTTTCGGGTCGGCAAAGTAATGCGTATCGATCCCGGCCCGGCCGACATCCGCATCTTCTGCGTCGTCAACCAAAACATCAAATTCCCGGCCGATTCGACCCTGCGGGTCGCTTATGACGGTTTGGTCGGCATGAAATATATGGAGATCCGGCCCGGCAGTTCCGCTGAAGTTTATGTGTCCGGAATGGCGATACCGGGGATAACGACGGCGGGGATCGTCGACTTCATCGACATCGGCTCTCAAAACCTTCAGGAGAGCAAGCTGATCTTAGAAAGCATCCGCAAGATGGTCGATAATCCCCAGCTTCAGCACTCGATCGTCAGCATGGTCGTTATGGCCGATGAGATCACCAAGAACCTCAACCGCCTGACCGAAGAGCTCCGCGAGACCAACAAAGGGATCAAGGAGGTCGTCGCCGATCCGCGCTTCCAGGAGAATATCAAAGGGACGATCCGGGAAACCGAAAAGACCCTTACTTCAGCCAACCAATTTTTCGATAATTTCGGCCGGATCAATATGCGGAGCTCCGGCGGAGTGGATATCGGCACCAGGGCCAACGCGGTGCGCGGCGACGTCGATATCCTGCAGGGGGATAAGACTTACTATCGGGTCGGGATAGGCGAGGGGCCGACCCGGCAGATGTCGGTCCTTGACGTTCTCTTTACCAGTAAAATGTCCGACAACGTCAGTTTCCGCCTCGGGATGATCAACAGCCAGCTGGGCGGCGGGTTTGTCTTTAAGCCGGGGGCCAACAATAACGTGATCGCCGATATTTATGATCTTAATAATCCGCGGCCGAACATGCCCAAATTCCGGATCGGCTATGAACGGGAGCTGGTCGATTATCTCGACCTGCTTTTCCAGGCCGACGATCTCTTGAACAGCGCCAATAGCAATTTCATGTTCGGGATCAGAGTTAAACCGCAGGGTGGTAAATTATTCTAA
- a CDS encoding LCP family protein, translated as MNRKKLDSYRLLALATLFCGILYFYANVFMPRLVPPILRIGSLRVPVNILILGMDMNYDRFTGKRIVDMKGRTDTIIIARIDPVHYRITLLSIPRDTLVELPDYGYQKINAANVFGGTDAVKAALYKLTGLKIDKHLLVNPNAAVALVDLLGGVNIYVDKDMYYTDNAQQLYINLKKGWQKLSGKEAEGYLRFRHDTYGDLSRITRQQNFILALFKEFASPDNILKAPVGLEIGRQHIDTNLSLGSMIRILNFTRMLGPGEVTTFTASGEPQDIQGVGSSLVVDRQNLDRILEAHFR; from the coding sequence ATGAACAGAAAAAAACTCGATTCATACCGCTTGCTCGCGCTCGCCACGCTTTTTTGCGGGATCCTTTATTTTTACGCCAACGTTTTTATGCCGCGGTTGGTTCCGCCGATCCTGCGGATCGGTTCGCTCCGGGTCCCGGTCAATATTCTGATCCTCGGAATGGACATGAACTACGATCGTTTTACCGGTAAAAGGATCGTCGACATGAAAGGCCGGACCGACACGATCATCATTGCCCGGATCGATCCCGTTCATTACCGGATCACCCTGCTTTCCATCCCCCGCGATACTCTGGTCGAGCTGCCCGATTACGGTTATCAGAAGATCAACGCCGCCAATGTTTTCGGCGGGACCGACGCGGTCAAAGCGGCGCTCTATAAATTGACCGGGCTGAAGATCGATAAGCACCTGCTGGTCAATCCGAACGCGGCGGTCGCCTTAGTCGACCTGCTCGGCGGGGTCAATATCTACGTCGATAAGGATATGTATTACACCGATAACGCCCAGCAGCTCTACATCAACCTGAAAAAGGGGTGGCAGAAGTTGTCCGGGAAAGAAGCCGAGGGGTACTTGCGCTTCCGCCACGATACCTACGGGGACTTGAGCCGGATCACCCGCCAGCAGAATTTTATCCTGGCCCTTTTTAAGGAATTTGCCAGCCCGGACAATATCCTGAAAGCGCCGGTCGGCCTGGAGATCGGCCGCCAGCATATCGATACCAATTTGTCGCTTGGCAGTATGATCCGGATCCTGAACTTTACCCGGATGCTCGGCCCTGGCGAGGTCACAACCTTTACCGCTTCCGGGGAGCCCCAGGATATTCAGGGGGTCGGCTCGTCTTTGGTGGTTGACCGGCAGAACCTTGACCGGATCCTGGAGGCTCATTTCCGATGA
- the glgP gene encoding alpha-glucan family phosphorylase, whose amino-acid sequence MRNKFIELSQLDTSDKYLKDINDREFFGYPIESIIKAEERLRDQQTASIAYYSMEFGLAPSVYHTFKTVNPISPQNKISRHEVFSNMKDMDYYHHLNLPLNKLLDLPIYSGGLGVLAGDSLKSAADLGISLSGIGIMWHKGYFKQKFWFRAGGQLPEKLAWDPDTYPGLIPLKNKITITLSGQPLTLKLWKYYVFSHDQKNVVPLVLLDANLDENPEYFKELTEQLYRSSNSWIKIAQRMILGMGGVNACNSLKYAINKNHLNEGHAAFAFVEKAKNTDPESLKNNFAYTCHTPVEAGHDRFDMQELAAALGPEGTEIVKKYGRDHKNYNVANLTQLAMTTSSHVNAVAQKHGEVTRLQFPEFKEKIQSITNGIHTFTWLSDSFKALFDKYQTQIGDWQADPTLLKNVVNLRNNNEFRKDLWRAHQDNKQVLAKMLEYWYFDHNTFTIGWARRIAPYKRPSLLLQDPNRLIEIARKYGQLQIVIAGKAHPADVPASIHMDEMLEKITLLNGERKLLRICFLENYDTYFGKLLTNSVDVWLNNPLPPFEASGTSGMKAILNGVLQLSTLDGWVVEAADKGIGKIFGYVPPPGEIGNESDLKLDEDSKALYKALEEMAATYYGTAKENLERSEWVDMMINCVAQSAFFSTHRMIREYNDKIWNLI is encoded by the coding sequence ATGCGTAATAAATTTATTGAATTATCGCAGCTAGATACCTCTGATAAATACCTCAAAGATATCAACGATCGTGAGTTTTTTGGTTATCCCATAGAATCGATCATTAAAGCCGAAGAACGTCTGCGCGATCAGCAGACCGCTTCGATTGCTTATTACTCCATGGAGTTTGGCCTGGCGCCAAGCGTTTATCATACTTTCAAGACCGTTAATCCGATCAGCCCGCAAAATAAGATCTCGCGCCACGAAGTCTTCTCTAACATGAAAGATATGGATTATTACCATCATTTGAACCTGCCGCTTAATAAATTGCTCGATCTGCCGATCTATAGCGGCGGGCTTGGTGTTTTGGCCGGCGATAGCTTGAAATCGGCAGCCGATCTGGGGATCTCGCTGTCTGGTATCGGCATCATGTGGCATAAAGGTTATTTTAAGCAGAAATTCTGGTTTCGGGCCGGCGGCCAATTGCCGGAAAAGCTTGCCTGGGACCCGGATACATATCCAGGTTTGATCCCCTTAAAGAACAAAATCACGATCACCTTAAGCGGCCAACCGCTGACCTTAAAGCTGTGGAAGTATTATGTTTTTTCCCATGATCAGAAAAATGTCGTGCCGTTAGTTTTGCTTGATGCCAACCTTGATGAGAACCCGGAATACTTTAAAGAACTGACTGAACAGCTTTACCGGAGCTCTAATTCCTGGATCAAGATTGCGCAAAGAATGATCCTGGGCATGGGGGGTGTTAACGCTTGTAATTCCTTAAAATACGCCATAAACAAGAACCATTTGAATGAAGGCCATGCCGCCTTTGCTTTTGTGGAAAAAGCCAAAAATACCGATCCGGAAAGCCTAAAAAACAACTTTGCTTATACTTGCCATACTCCCGTTGAAGCCGGCCATGATCGCTTTGATATGCAGGAACTTGCCGCCGCCCTTGGTCCTGAAGGGACAGAAATAGTCAAAAAATATGGCCGTGACCATAAAAACTACAACGTTGCCAATTTAACTCAATTAGCGATGACAACCTCCAGCCATGTTAACGCTGTCGCGCAAAAGCATGGCGAAGTGACCCGGCTGCAATTTCCTGAATTTAAAGAGAAAATTCAAAGTATTACCAATGGAATTCACACTTTTACCTGGTTATCGGACTCCTTTAAGGCCTTGTTTGACAAATATCAGACGCAGATTGGCGATTGGCAAGCTGATCCAACATTGCTTAAAAATGTCGTTAATTTAAGAAATAACAACGAATTCCGTAAAGATCTTTGGCGGGCGCATCAAGATAATAAGCAAGTTCTGGCAAAAATGCTTGAGTATTGGTATTTTGACCATAATACTTTTACGATCGGTTGGGCTCGCCGCATTGCTCCTTACAAACGGCCAAGCTTGTTACTTCAGGACCCGAATCGTTTGATCGAGATCGCCCGAAAATACGGCCAACTGCAGATCGTTATTGCCGGCAAAGCGCATCCGGCCGATGTCCCCGCTTCGATCCATATGGATGAGATGCTGGAAAAGATCACCCTGCTCAATGGTGAACGGAAGCTTCTTCGGATCTGCTTCCTGGAGAACTATGATACTTATTTCGGCAAGCTGCTGACCAATTCGGTCGATGTTTGGCTGAACAACCCCCTGCCGCCGTTTGAAGCCTCCGGGACCAGCGGGATGAAAGCGATCTTGAACGGCGTTTTGCAATTGAGCACGCTGGACGGCTGGGTCGTGGAAGCGGCCGATAAAGGGATCGGAAAGATCTTTGGCTACGTACCACCGCCGGGAGAGATTGGCAATGAAAGCGATCTGAAACTGGATGAGGATTCTAAAGCCTTATACAAAGCGCTGGAAGAAATGGCGGCCACATATTACGGAACAGCCAAAGAGAATTTAGAGCGGTCGGAATGGGTAGACATGATGATCAACTGCGTCGCGCAAAGCGCTTTTTTCTCCACTCATCGGATGATCAGGGAATACAACGATAAGATTTGGAATCTTATTTAA
- a CDS encoding isoprenylcysteine carboxylmethyltransferase family protein, which translates to MLIQLILVFLFLLNLAFFWFFVYGRKFPGYKYLGIALFLILPLISVFFDQPRFDLDYFWWYVAGYLLAATGVVLLVWARRELKEGEILVTSGPYAWLRHPQYLSCIFIFVGWWWIFAAVYSFYFGMFILGLIWIEAWLEERFLMDKFGKKFTAYRAETGMFWIK; encoded by the coding sequence ATGTTAATTCAGCTGATCTTGGTCTTTCTTTTCCTGCTCAATCTTGCTTTTTTCTGGTTTTTCGTTTACGGACGAAAATTCCCCGGTTATAAATATCTTGGGATCGCGCTTTTTCTTATTTTGCCGCTGATCTCTGTCTTTTTCGATCAGCCGCGATTCGATCTTGATTACTTCTGGTGGTACGTGGCCGGTTATCTGCTGGCGGCGACTGGAGTCGTTTTACTTGTCTGGGCGCGCCGCGAATTAAAAGAGGGAGAAATTCTGGTGACGAGCGGCCCATACGCCTGGCTCCGCCATCCGCAATATCTCTCCTGTATCTTTATTTTTGTCGGTTGGTGGTGGATCTTCGCGGCGGTCTATTCATTTTACTTCGGCATGTTTATCCTGGGACTGATCTGGATCGAAGCCTGGCTTGAAGAACGGTTCCTGATGGATAAATTCGGGAAAAAGTTCACCGCTTATCGGGCGGAAACCGGGATGTTCTGGATTAAATAA
- the acpS gene encoding holo-ACP synthase: MKGIGIDIIEIERVKRAVENYGDNFLRRVFSPAEIGYCRRQKAYKVPELSVRFAAKEAYSKAIGTGIKGFGRSNRGISWLDVEVVNNRDGKPHLAYQGKILEHVHLSLSHSRDYAVASVYVES; this comes from the coding sequence GTGAAAGGGATCGGGATCGATATAATCGAGATCGAACGCGTCAAGCGCGCGGTTGAAAATTACGGAGACAATTTCCTCCGCCGGGTTTTTTCTCCGGCCGAGATTGGTTATTGCCGCCGCCAGAAAGCATACAAGGTCCCCGAACTTTCCGTCCGTTTTGCCGCCAAGGAAGCCTACTCCAAAGCGATCGGCACCGGGATCAAAGGTTTCGGCCGCTCCAACCGGGGGATCAGCTGGCTGGATGTCGAAGTCGTCAACAATCGCGACGGCAAACCGCACCTCGCGTATCAGGGGAAGATCCTCGAACACGTCCACCTTAGTCTCTCGCACAGCCGCGATTACGCGGTGGCGTCGGTCTATGTTGAAAGTTGA
- a CDS encoding ABC transporter permease — protein sequence MPYARVTENIGYRSLALLEEVGKISLLAWAVVRDIFRGKVNVKLTIDQMVKIGVESLPLALTTSAFVGMVFAVQIAGEFVKFGAGNYVGGVMGIGIARELGPAITGIVVAARVAASITAEIGTMKVTEQIDALRAFGSSPVRYLVIPRFLAAMTMLPLLTIFANVIGFVGGYLVATYVSKVNPVEYIANARRLLMLWDLYGGLLKTVVFGMIIAIIACYRGLHTYGGAKGVGESTTSSVVTTLISLFVVNYFLSILFFK from the coding sequence ATGCCATACGCCAGAGTAACTGAAAATATCGGTTATCGGAGCCTGGCTTTGCTGGAAGAGGTCGGCAAGATCTCTCTTTTAGCCTGGGCGGTGGTCCGCGATATTTTTCGCGGCAAGGTCAACGTCAAGCTGACGATCGATCAGATGGTCAAGATCGGCGTTGAGTCCCTGCCGCTGGCTCTTACGACCTCGGCCTTTGTCGGGATGGTCTTTGCCGTGCAGATCGCCGGCGAGTTCGTGAAGTTCGGCGCCGGCAATTATGTCGGCGGGGTCATGGGGATCGGCATCGCCCGCGAGCTGGGGCCGGCGATCACCGGGATCGTGGTTGCCGCCCGGGTCGCCGCTTCGATCACCGCCGAGATCGGCACGATGAAAGTGACCGAGCAGATCGACGCCCTCCGGGCGTTCGGCAGCAGTCCGGTCCGCTACCTGGTCATCCCGCGCTTCCTGGCCGCCATGACGATGCTCCCGCTCCTGACGATCTTTGCCAATGTCATCGGTTTTGTCGGCGGCTACCTGGTCGCGACCTATGTCAGCAAGGTCAATCCGGTGGAATACATCGCCAACGCCCGCCGGCTCTTGATGCTTTGGGACCTCTACGGCGGTTTGCTGAAAACGGTGGTCTTCGGGATGATCATCGCGATCATCGCCTGCTACCGCGGACTCCACACTTACGGCGGCGCCAAAGGGGTAGGGGAGTCGACGACCTCGTCGGTCGTGACGACGCTGATTAGTCTGTTCGTGGTCAATTATTTTTTGTCGATCTTATTTTTTAAATGA
- a CDS encoding ABC transporter ATP-binding protein, which yields MIKLKNLTKYFGELKVLENVSLDVRDGRSLAIIGPSGCGKSTLLKLITGLEEPTAGTIDLNGVELTGLNEDDWIAIRKKIGFIFQSSALFDSMSVYENVAFPLREHSAFTEEKIAQVVKEKLKLVELEGIEEMMPAELSGGMQKRVCIARALAFNPTIILYDEPTTGLDPITSVAIENLMIKLKQGVTSIVVTHVLQTVYRVADDVVMVHDGKFIPIGSPEETKRSTNPVVKKFITGGL from the coding sequence ATGATCAAATTAAAGAATCTAACTAAATATTTCGGCGAACTGAAAGTTTTGGAAAACGTCAGTCTCGACGTCCGGGACGGCCGCTCTCTGGCGATCATCGGCCCTTCGGGCTGCGGCAAGAGCACCTTGCTGAAGCTGATCACCGGGCTGGAAGAGCCGACCGCCGGGACGATCGACCTTAACGGTGTTGAGCTCACCGGCCTTAACGAGGATGATTGGATCGCGATCCGTAAAAAGATCGGGTTTATCTTTCAAAGTTCCGCCCTTTTTGATTCCATGAGCGTTTATGAGAACGTGGCTTTCCCGCTAAGGGAACATTCAGCTTTTACGGAAGAGAAGATCGCCCAGGTAGTCAAAGAAAAACTGAAGCTGGTGGAGCTCGAGGGGATCGAGGAGATGATGCCGGCCGAACTTTCCGGCGGCATGCAAAAACGGGTTTGCATCGCCCGGGCGCTCGCTTTTAATCCGACCATTATCTTGTACGACGAACCGACTACCGGACTTGACCCGATAACCTCTGTCGCGATTGAAAATTTAATGATAAAATTAAAACAGGGCGTGACCTCGATCGTGGTGACCCACGTGCTGCAAACGGTCTATCGGGTCGCCGACGACGTGGTCATGGTCCATGACGGAAAGTTCATTCCGATCGGTTCGCCGGAAGAGACGAAGCGATCGACGAATCCAGTGGTGAAAAAGTTCATCACGGGGGGACTCTAG
- the amrB gene encoding AmmeMemoRadiSam system protein B, with amino-acid sequence MKIRILISIMLLFACSFGEVRKAAVAGDFYPADKDELTRVLIDNLNSVPFGLPSEEITAVIVPHSGSQFSGQVAAYAYRQLVGRTFKRVIILGSSRQADFAGAVVPKSDAFETPLGQVPIDKEAVKGLVKSSPDIRYDDAVHLKEQAIEVQLPFLQAVLGDDFQIVPILFGQPSLKSCQAVTKGLAPLLDEETLVVVSADLSQNDLEDLVKAFDAGTTSTCAAPAIGTLLLLAPELGTTRIDILKTAIVFRAVVTPLTQDDKKALLKLSRQTLEEALDGKSTSPFKPNSNALAERRGVFVTLKKHRELRGSSGYVQPVKPLYQAVQEMTLNAALHDDRFPPLTKAELKDVEVEISVLSKLKTAETFGELAAKFFWKM; translated from the coding sequence ATGAAAATACGTATTTTAATTTCAATTATGTTGTTGTTTGCTTGTTCTTTCGGCGAAGTCAGAAAAGCGGCGGTAGCCGGTGATTTTTATCCCGCCGATAAGGATGAGCTGACCCGGGTTTTGATCGACAACCTCAACAGCGTCCCTTTTGGTTTGCCATCGGAAGAGATCACCGCCGTTATCGTTCCGCACTCTGGCTCCCAGTTCTCCGGGCAGGTCGCGGCTTACGCTTATCGCCAGCTGGTCGGACGGACCTTCAAACGGGTTATCATCCTCGGCTCGAGCCGCCAGGCCGATTTTGCCGGAGCGGTCGTCCCCAAAAGCGACGCTTTCGAGACGCCGCTCGGCCAGGTGCCGATTGACAAAGAGGCGGTCAAAGGGCTGGTCAAATCGTCACCCGATATTCGCTACGATGACGCGGTCCACCTCAAGGAGCAGGCGATCGAGGTCCAGCTCCCGTTCCTGCAGGCGGTCCTGGGTGACGATTTCCAGATCGTCCCGATCCTCTTCGGCCAACCATCTCTAAAGAGCTGTCAGGCGGTGACGAAAGGGCTCGCCCCGCTGCTCGACGAAGAGACTCTGGTCGTGGTCAGCGCCGATTTGTCCCAAAACGACCTGGAGGATTTGGTTAAAGCGTTCGATGCCGGTACAACTTCAACCTGCGCCGCGCCGGCGATCGGGACCTTGCTACTGCTGGCCCCGGAACTCGGGACCACCCGGATCGATATATTGAAGACGGCGATCGTTTTCCGGGCGGTCGTAACGCCGCTGACCCAAGACGATAAGAAGGCCCTCCTTAAACTATCCCGCCAAACCCTGGAAGAGGCGCTGGACGGCAAGTCAACCTCTCCCTTCAAGCCGAACTCGAACGCTTTAGCCGAGCGGCGAGGGGTTTTCGTTACCTTAAAAAAACACCGGGAATTACGGGGGAGCAGCGGCTACGTCCAACCGGTCAAACCGCTCTATCAGGCGGTCCAGGAGATGACCCTGAACGCCGCGCTGCATGACGATCGTTTCCCGCCGTTGACCAAGGCGGAACTAAAAGACGTTGAAGTGGAGATCTCGGTCCTCTCGAAGCTAAAAACCGCCGAGACCTTCGGCGAACTGGCGGCTAAGTTTTTCTGGAAGATGTAA
- a CDS encoding glycosyl hydrolase family 8 → MSPNRTLILRTLTIVIMALVMLTAYWAYARTMPKVPFPQVVKYRYGISPRIPDETLLLNVLSAYEDWLHNYVAEEGGPNKEYRVHRGSLYDYDTVSEGIGWGMLIAVLMENRKNPTKRYFDGFWMYYKRNMNGTGLMAWKISRTGEALEKDSATDADQNVAMALLFADRQWGSRGAIDYLAEAKKIIANIMKHEVEPFSYVLKPAAGWGGSGATNPSYYSPAYYKTWAKFDDRWQKVSENADQLYSLFADRYTTGLYPDWCTSTGDETQLSYDYTYNACVTPLKIGLDYLWNGESDLYLKRLSNWIMDKTDNHPEAIADGYSVDGNPIGKYSNAAFVGPFCVAAMVAEEYQPWLDKLYAYLVQMNTGEKGGYYADTIRLVSLIIVSGHMPNLWKTSEGENQWFWSGPVRP, encoded by the coding sequence ATGTCACCGAACAGAACATTAATTTTACGGACGTTAACGATCGTTATTATGGCGCTGGTCATGCTGACCGCCTATTGGGCGTATGCCAGGACGATGCCGAAGGTCCCCTTCCCCCAAGTCGTTAAATACCGCTACGGGATCAGTCCCCGGATTCCGGACGAAACACTCCTCCTTAACGTCCTTTCCGCTTATGAAGACTGGCTGCATAATTACGTCGCGGAAGAAGGCGGACCCAACAAGGAATACCGGGTCCACCGCGGCTCGCTTTACGATTACGACACGGTTTCCGAGGGGATCGGCTGGGGAATGCTGATCGCCGTTTTGATGGAGAACCGGAAGAACCCGACCAAAAGATATTTCGACGGTTTTTGGATGTATTACAAACGGAACATGAACGGGACCGGTCTGATGGCCTGGAAGATTAGCCGGACCGGCGAAGCGCTGGAAAAGGATTCGGCGACCGACGCCGACCAGAATGTCGCCATGGCGCTGTTGTTTGCCGACCGCCAATGGGGAAGCCGCGGCGCGATCGATTATCTGGCGGAGGCCAAAAAGATCATTGCGAACATCATGAAGCATGAGGTTGAGCCTTTTTCTTATGTTTTAAAACCGGCGGCCGGCTGGGGCGGTTCCGGCGCGACCAACCCCTCCTACTACTCCCCCGCTTATTACAAGACCTGGGCGAAGTTCGATGACCGTTGGCAAAAAGTCAGCGAAAATGCCGATCAGCTTTACTCCCTTTTTGCCGACCGCTACACGACCGGACTATACCCTGACTGGTGTACCTCGACCGGCGATGAGACCCAGTTAAGCTACGATTACACCTATAACGCCTGCGTTACTCCGCTCAAGATCGGGCTCGACTATCTCTGGAACGGCGAAAGCGACCTCTACTTAAAGCGGCTTTCCAACTGGATCATGGACAAGACCGACAACCACCCGGAAGCGATTGCCGACGGTTACTCGGTTGACGGTAATCCGATCGGTAAATACAGCAATGCCGCGTTTGTCGGTCCGTTCTGCGTGGCGGCGATGGTCGCGGAGGAGTACCAACCTTGGCTCGATAAGCTCTACGCCTACCTCGTCCAGATGAATACGGGAGAAAAAGGCGGCTATTACGCCGATACGATCCGGCTGGTCTCCCTGATCATTGTTTCCGGTCATATGCCGAACTTATGGAAGACTTCCGAGGGGGAAAACCAGTGGTTCTGGTCGGGTCCAGTTAGACCGTGA
- a CDS encoding NAD(P)H-hydrate dehydratase, which translates to MLKVDLPKRRADSHKGDFGRLFVLAGSRGMLGAALLCGRAAIRSGTGLVYLAVPDRCADQVNCAAPELITLGVDGLRDFERLPFNFTALALGPGLSERRVIAEKILNYLSKKRFPSPIVLDADALAVYNGRPEKLAALDLNLILTPHPGEMSRLSGLSVEEIQRNRLEIAAGFAHRYNCLLVLKGRRTVVADPSGNTYVNKTGNPGLATAGTGDVLTGMIAGFCAQGLSARQAAVNGVGLHGLAGDLAAKDKGEYGLIATDVIEKIPYAIRQSN; encoded by the coding sequence ATGTTGAAAGTTGATCTGCCGAAACGCCGGGCCGATTCGCATAAAGGGGATTTTGGCCGGCTTTTTGTTTTGGCCGGATCGAGAGGAATGCTCGGCGCCGCTTTGCTTTGCGGCCGGGCCGCTATCCGTTCCGGGACCGGTCTGGTTTATTTAGCCGTTCCCGATCGTTGTGCCGACCAGGTTAATTGCGCCGCCCCGGAACTGATCACCCTTGGGGTCGATGGCCTAAGGGATTTTGAACGGCTCCCCTTTAATTTTACCGCTCTTGCCTTGGGGCCGGGCCTTTCGGAGCGCCGCGTCATCGCCGAAAAGATCCTCAACTATTTAAGTAAAAAACGTTTTCCTTCGCCGATCGTTCTCGATGCCGATGCTCTGGCCGTCTACAACGGCCGGCCGGAGAAATTAGCCGCGCTGGACCTTAACTTGATCTTGACCCCGCACCCGGGAGAGATGTCCCGCTTGAGCGGCTTGAGCGTTGAAGAAATTCAACGGAACCGGCTGGAGATCGCGGCCGGATTTGCCCATCGTTATAATTGCCTTCTGGTGTTAAAAGGCCGGCGGACGGTCGTGGCCGATCCTTCCGGCAACACTTATGTGAACAAGACCGGCAATCCCGGGCTGGCGACGGCTGGAACGGGAGATGTCCTGACCGGAATGATCGCCGGCTTCTGCGCCCAGGGTTTGTCCGCCCGGCAGGCGGCGGTTAACGGGGTCGGATTGCACGGCTTGGCCGGCGACCTCGCGGCCAAAGATAAAGGAGAATACGGCTTGATCGCTACCGACGTGATCGAGAAAATACCTTATGCCATACGCCAGAGTAACTGA
- a CDS encoding SagB/ThcOx family dehydrogenase, which produces MIKKILFTFLLIALAADLAAAEKKFIKLPEPKIIGKMSVEESIFRRRSWRSFYPNDLSLEQLSQILWSAQGITEKSWGFRASPSAGSLYPLNLYVAKKDGVYEYIPDGHKLVEVTGEDRRTAIVRASLGQQFIGEAPCVIIVCGNFRISQAKFGQRSYRYINMEVGHAAENIHLQAVALGLASVSVGAFWDDVVAKVLELPETRDPFYIIPVGYPKSEQ; this is translated from the coding sequence ATGATTAAGAAGATCTTATTTACCTTTTTGCTGATAGCGCTGGCGGCCGACCTGGCCGCGGCCGAGAAGAAGTTCATCAAGCTTCCCGAACCGAAGATCATCGGCAAGATGTCGGTTGAGGAATCGATCTTCCGCCGCCGTTCCTGGCGGAGTTTTTATCCCAACGACCTAAGCCTGGAACAACTCTCCCAGATCCTTTGGTCGGCGCAGGGGATCACGGAAAAGAGCTGGGGTTTTCGGGCCTCGCCGTCGGCCGGCTCTCTTTACCCGCTCAACTTGTACGTTGCCAAAAAAGACGGCGTCTATGAATACATTCCCGACGGCCATAAGCTGGTCGAAGTGACCGGCGAAGACCGCCGGACCGCGATCGTTCGGGCCTCGCTCGGCCAGCAATTCATCGGCGAAGCCCCCTGCGTGATCATCGTCTGCGGCAACTTTAGGATCTCCCAGGCGAAATTCGGCCAGCGTTCCTACCGTTACATAAACATGGAGGTCGGACACGCGGCGGAGAATATCCATTTACAGGCGGTCGCCCTGGGACTGGCCTCGGTCTCGGTCGGCGCCTTTTGGGACGACGTTGTCGCCAAGGTCCTGGAACTCCCCGAGACCCGCGATCCGTTTTATATCATCCCGGTCGGTTACCCCAAATCGGAACAATAA
- the ssb gene encoding single-stranded DNA-binding protein yields the protein MRGLNRSILAGRLVADPEVRYTNKEVAVTSFRLAINRGKNKQGVEEVDFINCVAFGSLAKICGEYLKKGRLIAVEGRLQIRSYEGKDGQKKSATEVVVDEMQMLDAKLNKAAEKETELIEV from the coding sequence ATGCGTGGATTAAACAGATCGATCCTGGCCGGCCGTTTGGTCGCCGATCCGGAGGTCCGCTACACCAACAAGGAAGTGGCGGTTACTTCCTTCCGTTTGGCGATCAATCGCGGCAAGAACAAGCAAGGGGTGGAAGAAGTTGATTTTATCAATTGCGTCGCGTTCGGTTCGCTGGCCAAGATCTGCGGCGAGTACCTGAAAAAAGGGCGGCTGATCGCGGTGGAAGGCCGGCTTCAGATCCGGAGCTATGAAGGAAAAGACGGACAAAAGAAAAGCGCCACCGAAGTCGTCGTTGATGAGATGCAAATGCTTGATGCCAAATTAAATAAAGCGGCCGAAAAAGAGACCGAACTGATCGAGGTTTAG